The sequence below is a genomic window from Salicibibacter cibarius.
CTTGAGGAAGCGGACGTACCGGTGGAGACACGGGTTCGCGATCTTACGGATGAAGAGCTCGGGCGCATCCGAACAGCTGTCGGAAACTACACGGTGGAAGGGGATCTTCGCAGGGAAAAGTCTCTTAACGTTAAACGTTTAATCGAAATTGGTTCCTATCGCGGCATCCGTCATCGCCGTGGGCTGCCTGCCCGTGGACAAAGTACGAAAAATAATTCCAGAACCGCGAAAGGTCCTCGGAAGACGATCGCGAATAAGAAGAAGTAAGGAGGTTTAAAAAATGGCCAAACCGAAAACAACATCCCGCAAAAAACGCCAACGTAAGCATGTGGATTCAGGGGTTGCCCATATTCGTTCCACATTTAACAATACGATTGTGACGATTACGGATACGCAAGGAAATGCATTGGCATGGGCAAGTGCCGGCAACCTTGGTTTCAAAGGATCACGTAAATCCACCCCTTTCGCCGCTCAAATGGCAGCTGAAACAGCCGCTAAGGGAGCGATGGATCACGGTATGAAAAACGTGGAGGTTGCCGTAAAAGGGCCGGGTGCCGGCCGTGAAGCAGCTATTCGTTCCCTGCAAGCAACCGGGCTTGAAGTGAATGTTATCCGTGATGTTACACCTGTGCCCCATAACGGTTGCCGCCCTCCAAAACGTCGCAGAGTATAACACGTCATAGGCCATTATAAGGTTTGAAAACACCGCGCTCTGTCAATAATGGTTAGACAAAGTGAGCATCAAAATGGCGGACTTTATGTACTGTGAATGGTGAAGTGTGCAATACGGATGCTGACGTTTTAAAGGAGGGTATCATTTAAAAGATGATCGAAATCGAAAAGCCGAGCATTGAAACGATTGAAGTCAGTGAGGACGGCAAATACGGGAAGTTTGTAGTTGAACCGCTTGAACGAGGCTATGGAACAACCTTAGGAAACTCCTTACGTCGAATTCTGTTATCATCCCTACCGGGATCAGCGATTACGAATATTCAAATCGATCAAGTCCTTCACGAGTTCTCAACAGTGGAGGGCGTCGTGGAAGACGTTACCACCATTGTGCTGAATTTGAAAAAACTGGCTCTCAACATCCATTCCGATGATGAGAAAGTGCTTGAAATTGAAGCAAGTGGCGAAGGTGCAGTCACGGCGCAAGATATTAACCACGATAGTGATGTTGATATTTTGAATCCCGACCTTCATATCGCTACGCTTAATCAAGGTGCGAAATTTCATATGAAAATGACCGCCAAACGTGGCCGTGGCTATGTTCCCGCCGATGGGAACAATCACGAGGACTTGGCCATCGGTGTGCTTCCGATCGATTCGATTTTCACACCGGTTGACCGAGTGAATTTCCAGGTCGAAAATACGCGCGTCGGTCAGATTACAAACTATGATAAGCTAACGCTTGATGTTTGGACGGATGGCAGCATTCGTCCGGAAGAAGCTGTGTCTCTAGGCGCCAAGATCATGAATGAACATTTAAGCATCTTTATCGGTTTGACAGACCAAGCACAAAATGCTGAAATCATGGTGGAAAAAGAGGAAGACCAAAAAGAAAAAGTGTTGGAGATGACAATTGAAGAGCTGGATTTATCGGTACGTTCTTACAATTGTTTGAAACGCGCAGGCATTAATACCGTGCAGGAGCTCACTCAGAAATCAGAAGAAGACATGATGAAGGTGCGCAACCTGGGACGTAAATCTTTGGAAGAAGTTCAAGAGAAACTGGGAGATTTAGGCCTCGGTCTTCGCGATGAGGAATAAACGCATCCAAAGAATTGGTCAAAAGGAGGGAAATAACTGTGGCATACAGAAAGCTAGGAAGAGATAGTTCAGCACGAAAAGCGTTATTTCGTGATCTCGCGACGGATCTTTTGATCAACGAAAAGATTGTGACCACGGAGGCAAAAGCAAAAGCGCTGCGCCCGATTGTGGAAAAAACGATCACGCTCGGCAAAGGTGGCACCTTGCATGACCGTCGGCAAGCAGCAGCATTTATCCGCAAGGAAGCGGCTGAAGAAGACCAGGATGCCATTCAAAAATTGTTTGATGACATCGGCCCGCGCTACGAAGAGCGGCAAGGCGGCTACACACGCATTATTAAAATGGAGCCGAGAAAAGGGGACGGCACCCCGATGGCCGTCATCGAACTCGTTTAATAGGTGTGAGGGCAGGACGATTCCAAAGTCGCTGTCCTTTTTTTCTGTTTGTTAACCACACGTAAAAAAGGTTAACAATTAAGCCGGCGCATGATACAATTTTATTTATTGGCTAGAAGCAAAAATAGGAGGAAGAACAATGCCGCCCCTTATTCATTGTGAACATCTATATTTTCGTTATCAGGAAGAACAGGATTTCATTTTACAAGACCTTTGTTTACAAATAAATCAAGGGGAATGGGTGGCATTGTTGGGGACGAACGGTTCGGGAAAGTCTACGTTTGCGAGGATGTTAAATGCACTATTACAGCCGGAGAGCGGTATGGTCATGGTTGGGGATTTGCAGACGCATAAGGAAGAAAACATATGGCAAATCCGCCAAAAGGTAGGCATGGTGTTTCAAAATCCGGACCATCAATTTGTCGCTGCTACCGTACGGGATGACATTGCTTTTGGGCTTGAAAATGCCGGTATCCCACGCTCGGAAATGCTCGATCGAATCGAGGAAGCAAGTGAACGGGCGGGGATCAAGGATATGTTATCGGCCGAACCTCATCGTCTTTCGGGTGGGCAAAAGCAACGAGCGGCGATCGCGGGTATTCTTGCCCTGCGTCCGGAGATCATGATTTTTGATGAAGCGACATCTATGCTGGACCCGAATGGCCGGGCGGAAGTCATGCAAACGATGGCCGAGCTCCATCAGTCCGGGATTACGATCATTATGATTACACATGAGCTGGAAGAAGCGCTTAAAGCAAGTCGGGTCGTTTTTATGGAGCAAGGGAATACGTTACGGGATCAATCGGCTTATGACTTTTTCCAAGCCCCTGACTTTTTGCTTTCCCGATCGTTTACGTTGCCTTATTTTTTACGTATGCAAGTAGCTTTACAAGCGCGAGGCGTCCATTTGGAACCTTTATCGTTAAGCGAACGCGAATGGGTGGAGCGATTATGCACATCTCCTTTGAAAATGTAAGCTATTCTTATATGATTGGTTCTCCATTTGAAAAGCGGGCACTTAATCATGTGGACATTACAATCGAATCGAAGGCGTTCACGACACTTGTGGGCAGCACCGGTTCGGGGAAATCGACGTTAATGCAATTGATCAATGGATTGGTGCTTCCTACGTCTGGACAGGTCCAATGCGGAAGCTTCCGTCTGCATCGAAAATCGAAACGAAAAGAAGTAAAACCGTTGCGGCAAAAAATCGGCATGGTTTTTCAATATCCCGAGCATCAATTGTTTGGCGCTACGGTTGAAGAAGACATGCTATTTGGGCCCAAGCACCTCGGTTTGGATGTGGAAAGAATTCGGAAACGGCTCCCTGAACTTTTGGATGTTGTTGGCATAAATAAGGAAGTGCTTTCTGTCTCGCCATTCAATCTTAGCGGGGGGCAAATGAGGCGTGTCGCCATTGCCGGAGTGCTTGCCGCCGATCCTGAAGTGCTAATTCTCGATGAACCTGCCGCCGGTCTTGATCCCGCCGGCCACCGCGCGCTGTTGGATGTATTGAAAGACTGGCATGACAAGCATGGGTTAACGACAATCCTAGTCACGCATGACATGGAAGATGCCGCGCGTTATGCCGATGAGGTCATCGTGATGGGTCCTGCAGGAAAGCCGGTGACAAGCGGAGTGCCGGCGCAGGTTTTCCGGGAAGCAGATCTGCTTGCCGATATCGGATTGGCTTCCCCTCCTTCGGCTCGTATAACCCGCGCTTTGCAAGAAGCAGGTTGGGATATCGACAACCTCCTATTGGAACCGGAAGCCTTGGCAGCGGTTATTGCCGATCAGTGGGCAAGTGTGAAAGAAGAGGGATAACCATGTTACAAAACATCGTCATCGGACAGTATGTTCCTGTTTCATCGCCCATGCATCGATTGGATGCGAGAGCAAAACTTCTATGCTTGCTTGCCCTTGCCGGTATCGTCTTCTTGGCAAATGAATTTTGGAGTTACAGTGCGTTGCTGGCTGCTGTCGGATCGTTTGTGTTGTTGTCACGGGTGCCGTTAAAATTTTTTCTCAAAGGATTATTACCGGTATTTATTTTAGTTATTTTTACGTTTTTTCTTCATGCATTTTTTACGAATGAAGGACAGGTCCTTTTTACAATCCTCGGTTTTTCCGTTTATAGCGGCGGGATCGAGCAAGGGGTGTTCATCGCTGTGCGGATTGGCGCCCTCGTCGTTTTTGCCTCATTGTTGACATTAACGACGACGCCGATTGATTTAACCGATGGATTTGAATATTTTTTGCGTCCCTTTAAGCGGTTTGGGCTGCCTGCCCATGAAATGTCCTTAATGATGTCGATCAGCATTCGTTTGATTCCGACGTTATTGTTGGAAGCGGACCGAATATTGAAAGCCCAGGCAGCGCGTGGCGCCGATTTTACAAAAGGATCATTGAAAACAAGGCTGGAGACGATGACGGCTTTTATCATCCCGTTATTCGTCCGTTCATTTAAACGGGCGGAAGATATGGCCACGGCGATGGACGCGCGTGGGTATCGAGGCGGGGAAGGGCGAACGAAATTGCGTGTTCTCAAATGGCGCGTGCAAGATACGGTTGCCTGTATGACCGTTATCGGTGTGGGCGTAGTGTTGGTCTTGCTGCGAAATGGCTAGTGGAACGCTTCATGGCGCCTGAATTGGAGGGAGTCGATCATTTTAGGGTGTCATGCCCGCTTCATGGAGCCCGAATTGGAGAGGGTCGATCATTTAGGGATATCATGCCCGCTTCATGATGCGCGAATCTGACAGCGCTGCCCTCTATCGGGCTTCATGAACATTCCATGGTGTCACCATGGGGGGGACGACAAAACTATAGGTTGTCGAATTTATTCTGAACGATGATGCACGCACATAGCGATTATTGGGCGTTTGCCTAGGAGGATACAGTTATGGCACGTTGGAAAGCGACCATCGCTTATGATGGAGCGGCTTTCTCCGGCTGGCAAGTGCAGCCGGGGAAGCGGACTGTGCAGAGGGAGCTTGAAAAAGGGCTCACAAGATTGCATAAAGGTGAAAATAAAAAGGTGGTCGCTTCCGGTCGTACCGACGCCCATGTGCATGCTCGCGGACAAGTCGTTCACTTCGATTCTTCTTTGCAAATTCCGGGTGTGCGTTGGCCGCGAGCGTTTGACACGGTGTTGCCGCGAGACATGCAGGTGCTTCACGTTGAACGTGTGGATGACCATTTTCACGCACGCTTTGATGCTAAAGCTAAAGAATATCGTTATTTTCTTCATGTCGGACGAGAGCGCGATGTATTCCAACGCCATTATGTGTATCATGTCTTTGCCCACGCTTTCGATCATGAAGCCGTGCTGCGATCATTGCAACCATTGGTCGGCACGCACGATTTTTCTGCCTTTTGTGCGAGCGATACGAATGTGGAAAGTAAAGTGAGAACATTAAATGGCGCCAGCTATGAACAAACCGGTGAAGATGAATGGTGTTTTCGGTTTAACGGAGACGGTTTTCTTTACAATATGGTACGGATCATCGTGGGAACAGCCATTGATATCGGAACACGCCGTCTCGCCGACGGGGATATGAGCCGAATTTTGCAATCCGGTGATCGCCGAGAAGCAGGAAAGACGGTTCCCGGGCACGGGTTGTATTTATGGAAGGTGCATTATGGCCCATAAAGACGGTTGTAACACGGGATCCGGCTATTGACATCACCGGCCGATTGTTATACGATGTTAGTTGGCATTTCGTCCTCCACTAGCCCCGGAGTCACGAATATGATGAACGTAAAAATAGATGAAAAGCGATTGATCGAAGGAGGGAATCCCCCAATGCGTCAGACATATATGGCTAAGGCAGAAGAAATCGAACGCAAATGGTATGTCGTCGATGCCGAAGGAAAAAGGCTCGGACGTCTGGCAAGCGAAGTAGCAACCATTTTGCGAGGAAAAAATAAACCGGAATTCACACCGCACGTGGATACAGGTGATCACGTCATTATTATTAACGCGGAAAAGGTGGAACTCACCGGCAACAAGATCACGGATAAAATGTATTATCGCCACAGTGGACATCCCGGCGGTTTAAAATCCACGAGAGCGTTGGAGATGCGTAAAAACAAGCCGGTAAAAATGGTAGAGCTTGCCGTGCAAGGCATGCTTCCGAAAAATGCACTCGGCCGGCAAACATTTAAAAAACTGCACGTATATGAAGGACCAAACCATAAACATGAAGCACAAAAACCGGAGAGCTTGGAGCTCCACGGATAATAAAAAGGAGGGATTGAATTGGCATCTTTGCAATATTACGGAACAGGCCGGCGCAAAAACGCCGTTGCGCGGGTATTCCTTTCACCGGGAAACGGAAAGGTAACGATCAACAAACGTGAGATGGATGATTACTTCGATCATGAAACGCTCAAAACGGTCATTCACCAGCCACTTGTAGAAACCGGCACCGATGGTCAATATGATTTAAAAATCACAACGAAAGGCGGCGGCTACACAGGGCAAGCAGGAGCGATTCAGCTCGGTGTCGCACGCGCTTTGTTGCAAGTTGATCCGGAATACCGGAAAGTGCTCAAAGACAATGGATTGCTCACACGTGATTCCAGAATGAAGGAACGGAAGAAATACGGCCTTAAAGGCGCCCGCCGTGCGCCGCAGTTCTCGAAGCGTTAAAAGAGCGACAAATATGTGGATACAGCCCTCAGGGAAACACCCCTGTGTCGGCTGTATTTTTTTATTGAGGTTGAAAAATAGGTGTGATTATGAACGATGGTAAGCGCTACGGAAAAACACTACGCTTTCCGTGGGCTTGCGCTCAGCCTCCTCGTTAGAAGTACGCTTTTTTTGCGGAGTCTCTGCGTTTTTCCTCCGCTAGCGAGTGTTGTTACCATAATTATTCATTGATATCAATTTTTTGGTAAAAAGAGTCCCAGATTTTTAAGCAAATGTTTATTTAAACCGTCCTCCCTTTCCCAGACATGTTTCGCCCGGTTGAGTCCCACACTAATCTTGAGGGGGCAAGCATGGGATCAGTCGTGTCTTTTCAAGAGCATAAGCGTTTAAAGGACTGGGAAGTGGAGAAAAAGTTACTGCACACGCTGAGTATGGAAGATATGGTCTATGCTACCGAAAAACACCTTATCCCCGCGTGTGGTGATTTTCAATTCCGCCACTCTTTTCTAGAGGAGATTTGTATGGATGTGGCGATCGAAACGTTTATCTCCTCGGCCAAACGAGGAATGACCGAGGCCAGGACCGGCAAGCCACAAGATAGTGCCGATGATGAAGAACAGGTGAACCAACGTGCGACTGAACTGCAAGCATTTATGATTGACTGGATTCAAGATGAGCACATCAACCGTGACCAAATCAAAAGCGGCGCTGAAGCTTATGTGTACCATTGGTGGCAAGTCGGTTTAAAAACAGGCAAAAATCGGTCACAATTGCGTCTTTAGGCGGGCATACGCCCGTCCCTTTTTTCATAGGATGGACTATCCCTTAGAAAAGGATGTTCTTTTTATGAAAAAAAAGATCTGGCTGGCCTCTCCCCTTTTGGCAATTGCTTTGATTGTCGGTATGTATAGTATTTTTTCCGTTGAGTGGTCAGAAAATACAAGTGGTCTACATTTGCCGTTAAGTGGCCAGGTGATTGTGATCGATCCCGGACATGGCGGCGTTGATGGGGGTTCGAGCTCCCGGGAGATGCTTATGGAAGATGATGTGGCACTAGAAATGTCTTTTAAACTTAGGGATTATTTACAATCAGCAGGTGCGCTTGTCCTGATGACGAGAGAAGAGGATGTTGATTTAGCTGCTCCTTCCACAGAAGGATTACGCAATCGAAAGGTGGAAGATTTGCAAAATCGGGTCCAATTGATTAACGAATCCGGCAGCGATTTTTTCATTAGTCTGCATCTGAACGCGGGTTCTGCGAATTGGAGCGGTGCGCAGACGTTTTATAATCCGGCTTTTACGGAAAGTCAAATGATGGCAGAAACTGTCCAAGGGGAATTGACACGGCAGTTGGAAAACACAAACCGAAAGGCTGCAGGCGTGAATAATATCTATATGCTTGATTCGACGGAAGTCCCTGGTCTGCTTATTGAAGCAGGTTTTCTATCCAATCCGGAAGAGGCCGCGCGTTTTGAAGATGAGGAATATCTCGACCAGATGGCTGCCGCCATCTATCAAGGATTGGCACGTTATGCTGTTGCTGAGGAATGAAAGTTCAGGCGTCTTTCTTAAATCCTATCCCCGAGGTGTGGTATACTGGGGGCATCCCTCGATATCAACCTCAAAGGAAGGTGTTTATTGTGTTACAAGAGCAAGACATTATGGATGTTTTAAAACAAATCAAAGATCCCGACCTGAAAAAAAGCATCGTAGAAACTGATGGTGTTCGGGATATTCGTATAAAAGACGGCGACAATGTGAGCTTGAAAATTGCACTGGCAAAAACGGGGACAGGCGCGCAAATGCAAGTACAGCAAAACATTGTTTCCGTTGTTAAAGAAGCCGGCGCGTCCCAAGTAGGGCTCCGGTTTGAGGAACTTTCAAAAGAAGAAGCCGCACAGCACGGAGATCCGGGAGAACAAGAAGAAGGCGACGGGGGTCTCTTGAGTGAAAATAGTCCGGTCAATTTTATTGCGGTAGCCAGCGGGAAAGGCGGCGTCGGAAAATCGACGGTTACGGTTAATTTGGCAGTGTCACTAGCTCGTCAGGGAAAGAAAGTGGGCATTATTGACGCGGACATATACGGCTTCAGTGTTCCGGATATGATGGGAATTGAAAACCGCCCGACCGTTGAAGGAGACAAAATACATCCTGTTGAACGCTATGGCGTGAAAGTCATTTCCATGGGTTTTTTCGTTGAAGATAATGCCCCGGTGATTTGGCGCGGGCCTATGCTCGGAAAAATGTTAACCAATTTTTTCAATGAAGTCACATGGGGAGACTTGGACTACCTCATTTTGGACTTGCCTCCGGGGACGGGCGACGTTGCGCTTGATGTCCATTCCATGCTTCCGGAATCTGATGAGATTATCGTCACGACGCCACACGCGACAGCAGCGTTTGTAGCTGCCCGCGCGGGTGCGATGGCGATC
It includes:
- the rpsI gene encoding 30S ribosomal protein S9, yielding MASLQYYGTGRRKNAVARVFLSPGNGKVTINKREMDDYFDHETLKTVIHQPLVETGTDGQYDLKITTKGGGYTGQAGAIQLGVARALLQVDPEYRKVLKDNGLLTRDSRMKERKKYGLKGARRAPQFSKR
- the rplQ gene encoding 50S ribosomal protein L17 translates to MAYRKLGRDSSARKALFRDLATDLLINEKIVTTEAKAKALRPIVEKTITLGKGGTLHDRRQAAAFIRKEAAEEDQDAIQKLFDDIGPRYEERQGGYTRIIKMEPRKGDGTPMAVIELV
- a CDS encoding Mrp/NBP35 family ATP-binding protein, translating into MLQEQDIMDVLKQIKDPDLKKSIVETDGVRDIRIKDGDNVSLKIALAKTGTGAQMQVQQNIVSVVKEAGASQVGLRFEELSKEEAAQHGDPGEQEEGDGGLLSENSPVNFIAVASGKGGVGKSTVTVNLAVSLARQGKKVGIIDADIYGFSVPDMMGIENRPTVEGDKIHPVERYGVKVISMGFFVEDNAPVIWRGPMLGKMLTNFFNEVTWGDLDYLILDLPPGTGDVALDVHSMLPESDEIIVTTPHATAAFVAARAGAMAIKSNHRVLGVVENMAYYESKSGEKEYVFGQGGGERLSEELKAELLGQIPLGQPTIDDDDFAPSVYEKEHPIGKMYENIATRVIERKEGARVKSPFE
- a CDS encoding DNA-directed RNA polymerase subunit alpha, whose amino-acid sequence is MIEIEKPSIETIEVSEDGKYGKFVVEPLERGYGTTLGNSLRRILLSSLPGSAITNIQIDQVLHEFSTVEGVVEDVTTIVLNLKKLALNIHSDDEKVLEIEASGEGAVTAQDINHDSDVDILNPDLHIATLNQGAKFHMKMTAKRGRGYVPADGNNHEDLAIGVLPIDSIFTPVDRVNFQVENTRVGQITNYDKLTLDVWTDGSIRPEEAVSLGAKIMNEHLSIFIGLTDQAQNAEIMVEKEEDQKEKVLEMTIEELDLSVRSYNCLKRAGINTVQELTQKSEEDMMKVRNLGRKSLEEVQEKLGDLGLGLRDEE
- the truA gene encoding tRNA pseudouridine(38-40) synthase TruA, giving the protein MARWKATIAYDGAAFSGWQVQPGKRTVQRELEKGLTRLHKGENKKVVASGRTDAHVHARGQVVHFDSSLQIPGVRWPRAFDTVLPRDMQVLHVERVDDHFHARFDAKAKEYRYFLHVGRERDVFQRHYVYHVFAHAFDHEAVLRSLQPLVGTHDFSAFCASDTNVESKVRTLNGASYEQTGEDEWCFRFNGDGFLYNMVRIIVGTAIDIGTRRLADGDMSRILQSGDRREAGKTVPGHGLYLWKVHYGP
- the rpsM gene encoding 30S ribosomal protein S13; the encoded protein is MARISGVDVPRDKRVVISLTYVYGIGKSRAEKILEEADVPVETRVRDLTDEELGRIRTAVGNYTVEGDLRREKSLNVKRLIEIGSYRGIRHRRGLPARGQSTKNNSRTAKGPRKTIANKKK
- the cwlD gene encoding N-acetylmuramoyl-L-alanine amidase CwlD: MKKKIWLASPLLAIALIVGMYSIFSVEWSENTSGLHLPLSGQVIVIDPGHGGVDGGSSSREMLMEDDVALEMSFKLRDYLQSAGALVLMTREEDVDLAAPSTEGLRNRKVEDLQNRVQLINESGSDFFISLHLNAGSANWSGAQTFYNPAFTESQMMAETVQGELTRQLENTNRKAAGVNNIYMLDSTEVPGLLIEAGFLSNPEEAARFEDEEYLDQMAAAIYQGLARYAVAEE
- a CDS encoding energy-coupling factor transporter ATPase produces the protein MPPLIHCEHLYFRYQEEQDFILQDLCLQINQGEWVALLGTNGSGKSTFARMLNALLQPESGMVMVGDLQTHKEENIWQIRQKVGMVFQNPDHQFVAATVRDDIAFGLENAGIPRSEMLDRIEEASERAGIKDMLSAEPHRLSGGQKQRAAIAGILALRPEIMIFDEATSMLDPNGRAEVMQTMAELHQSGITIIMITHELEEALKASRVVFMEQGNTLRDQSAYDFFQAPDFLLSRSFTLPYFLRMQVALQARGVHLEPLSLSEREWVERLCTSPLKM
- the rpsK gene encoding 30S ribosomal protein S11, with amino-acid sequence MAKPKTTSRKKRQRKHVDSGVAHIRSTFNNTIVTITDTQGNALAWASAGNLGFKGSRKSTPFAAQMAAETAAKGAMDHGMKNVEVAVKGPGAGREAAIRSLQATGLEVNVIRDVTPVPHNGCRPPKRRRV
- a CDS encoding energy-coupling factor transporter ATPase, whose translation is MHISFENVSYSYMIGSPFEKRALNHVDITIESKAFTTLVGSTGSGKSTLMQLINGLVLPTSGQVQCGSFRLHRKSKRKEVKPLRQKIGMVFQYPEHQLFGATVEEDMLFGPKHLGLDVERIRKRLPELLDVVGINKEVLSVSPFNLSGGQMRRVAIAGVLAADPEVLILDEPAAGLDPAGHRALLDVLKDWHDKHGLTTILVTHDMEDAARYADEVIVMGPAGKPVTSGVPAQVFREADLLADIGLASPPSARITRALQEAGWDIDNLLLEPEALAAVIADQWASVKEEG
- a CDS encoding energy-coupling factor transporter transmembrane component T family protein; this translates as MLQNIVIGQYVPVSSPMHRLDARAKLLCLLALAGIVFLANEFWSYSALLAAVGSFVLLSRVPLKFFLKGLLPVFILVIFTFFLHAFFTNEGQVLFTILGFSVYSGGIEQGVFIAVRIGALVVFASLLTLTTTPIDLTDGFEYFLRPFKRFGLPAHEMSLMMSISIRLIPTLLLEADRILKAQAARGADFTKGSLKTRLETMTAFIIPLFVRSFKRAEDMATAMDARGYRGGEGRTKLRVLKWRVQDTVACMTVIGVGVVLVLLRNG
- a CDS encoding DUF2521 family protein; this encodes MGSVVSFQEHKRLKDWEVEKKLLHTLSMEDMVYATEKHLIPACGDFQFRHSFLEEICMDVAIETFISSAKRGMTEARTGKPQDSADDEEQVNQRATELQAFMIDWIQDEHINRDQIKSGAEAYVYHWWQVGLKTGKNRSQLRL
- the rplM gene encoding 50S ribosomal protein L13; protein product: MRQTYMAKAEEIERKWYVVDAEGKRLGRLASEVATILRGKNKPEFTPHVDTGDHVIIINAEKVELTGNKITDKMYYRHSGHPGGLKSTRALEMRKNKPVKMVELAVQGMLPKNALGRQTFKKLHVYEGPNHKHEAQKPESLELHG